GCTGGTCCCGCGCGACCCCAGCGACGACAAGGACGTCATCCTCGAGGTCAAGGCCGGTGAGGGCGGCGAGGAGTCCGCGCTGTTCGCCGGCGACCTGCTGCGGATGTACCTGCGCTACGCCGAGCGGGCCGGCTGGAAGACCGAGATCCTGGAGGCCAACGAGTCCGACCTCGGCGGCTACAAGGACGTCCAGGTCGCCGTGAAGACCAAGGGCGGGGGCGGCGCCACCGAGCCGGGGCAGGGCGTCTGGGCGCGGCTGAAGTACGAGGGCGGGGTGCACCGCGTCCAGCGCGTGCCCGCCACCGAATCGCAGGGCCGCATCCACACCTCCGCGGCCGGCGTGCTGGTCACCCCCGAGGCCGAGGAGGTCGAGGTCGAGATCGGCCCCAACGACCTGCGGATCGACGTCTACCGCTCCTCCGGGCCCGGCGGCCAGTCCGTCAACACCACCGACTCCGCGGTGCGCATCACCCACCTGCCCACCGGCATCGTCGTCTCCTGCCAGAACGAGAAGAGCCAGCTCCAGAACAAGGAGCAGGCGCTGCGCATCCTGCGCTCCCGGCTGCTGGCCGCCGCCCAGGAAGAGGCCGAGCGGGAGGCGTCGGACGCCCGCCGCAGCCAGGTCCGCACGGTTGACCGCTCCGAGCGCATCCGTACGTACAACTTCCCGGAAAACCGCATCTCGGACCACCGGGTCGGCTTCAAGGCGTACAACTTGGACCAGGTGCTCGACGGCGAACTCGACCCGGTCATCCAGGCGTGTGTCGACGCCGACTCGGCCGCCAAGCTCGCCGCCGCCCAGTAGGCCCGCAGGATCCGTAGCCCCCGGCCCCGGCCCCGGGCCCCGTCGCCGGGGTACCGCAGGCCCCGGCACCGCACAATGAAGACGCAGCGCACTAGGAGGAAGGCCCCGTGAACCTTCTGCTCGCCGAGGTGGCCCAGGCCACCCAGCGGCTGGCCGACGCCGGTGTGCCCTCGCCGCGCTTCGACGCCGAGGAACTCGCCGCGTTCGTGCACGGCGTCAAGCGGGGGGAGCTGCACCACGTCAAGGACGCGGACTTCGACGCCCGCTACTGGGAGGCCGTCGCCCGCCGCGAGGCGCGTGAACCGCTCCAGCACATCACCGGCCGGGCGTTCTTCCGCTACCTCGAACTCGCCGTCGGGCCCGGGGTGTTCGTGCCCCGCCCGGAGACCGAGTCGGTGGTCGGCTGGGCGATAGACGCCGTACGGGCCATGGACGTCGTCGAGCCGCTGATCGTCGACCTGTGCACGGGCTCGGGGGCCATCGCACTGGCCCTGGCCCAGGAGGTGCCCCGCTCGCGGGTGCACGCCGTGGAGCTGTCCGAACAGGCACTGGACTACGCCCGCAAGAACGTCGAGGGGTCCCGCGTCGTTCTCCATCACGGCGACGCGCTGACCGCGCTTCCCGAACTGGACGGGCAGGTCGACCTGGTCGTCTCCAACCCGCCGTACATCCCGCTGACCGAGTGGGAGTACGTCGCACCCGAGGCACGCGACCACGACCCCGAGCTCGCGCTGTTCTCGGGCCAGGACGGCCTGGACACCATCCGGGGCATCGAGCGGACCGCACACCGCCTGCTGCGCCCCGGCGGAGTGGTCGTCATCGAGCATGCCGACACCCAGGGCGGGCAGGTGCCGTGGATCTTCACCGAGGAGCGGGGCTGGGCCGATGCGGCCGACCACCCGGACCTCAACAACAGGCCCCGTTTCGCCACCGCGCGCCGGGCGACGCCATGACGCGTTCCGCTTCGGCGCCTGATGCAGCCGATGCATCCGAAGTATTCGTTTCGCACGAGGAGGTCCCGTAATGGCACGGCGATACGACTGCAGCGACGCGACCGACCGCACCACCGGTCTGCGCGAGGCCGCCTCGGCCGTCCGCCGCGGTGAGCTGGTCGTGCTGCCCACCGACACCGTCTACGGCATCGGTGCGGACGCCTTCAGCGCCGAGGCCGTCGGCGACCTGCTGGAGGCCAAGGGCCGCGGCCGCGGTATGCCCTCCCCGGTCCTCGTCGGGTCCCCCAACACCCTGCACGGGCTGGTCACCGACTTCTCCGAGCAGGCCTGGGAGCTGGTCGACGCCTTCTGGCCCGGGGCGCTCACCCTCGTCGCCAAGCACCAGCCGTCGCTGACCTGGGACCTGGGCGAGACCCGGGGCACGGTCGCGGTGCGGATGCCGCTGCACCCCGTCGCGATCGAGCTGCTGACCGAGTTCGGCCCGATGGCCGTCTCCAGCGCCAACCTCACCGGCCACCCGTCCCCGCAGGACTGCGACGCCGCACAGGAAATGCTCGGCGACTCCGTCTCCGTCTACCTCGACGGCGGCCCGACGCCCGCCGCCGTGCCCTCCTCGATCGTCGATGTCACCGGCAAGATCCCGGTGCTGCTGCGCGAGGGCGCGCTCAGCGCGGAGGAGCTGCGCAAGGTGGTACCCGAGCTCGAGGTGGCCAATTGATGGCGCCCCTGGGGCGTGGCATAGCGGGACCAGGCACCGGCACCCACCCCCCTGTACCCCCCTCACCCCCTTTTCGGATCCTCCACGTCAGCACCGGCAACGTCTGCCGCTCGCCGATCACCGAGCGGCTGCACCGCCGTGCCCTGGAGCTGCGGCTGGGCGACGCCCGCAGCGGCGGGCTGCTCGTGGAGAGCGCCGGCACCTGGGGCCACGAAGGCGCGCCGATGGAGACCCACGCCGCGACGGTGCTCACCGACTACGGTGCCGACCCGGCCGGGTTCCTCGGCCGGGAACTGCTCGACGAGCACGTCATCCGCGCCGACCTGGTGCTCACCGCCACCCGTGACCACCGCGCCCAGGTCATCTCGATGGGGCACTCCGCGGGGCTGCGCACCTTCACGCTCAAGGAGTTCAACCGGCTGGTGCGGGCCATAGACCCGGCCACGCTGCCCGAGCCCGACCCGGAGCTGCCGGACGGCGGGCTGGTCGAGCGCGCCCGCGCGCTGGTCGGTGCCGCCGCGGCGCTGCGCGGCTGGCTGCTGGCGCCCAACCCGGAGTCCGACGAGGTCTACGACCCCTACGGGGCGCCCATCACCTTCTTCCGCTCCATCGGCGACGAGATCAACCAGGCGCTCGACCCGGTCGTCACCGCCCTCACCGGGGTCCCGGCGCGGGCCTGAGGCCCGTTCGCCCACAGACCGGGGAGAGCGGCCCTCAGCGGCCCTGTGCGGGCGGCAGGACCCGGTCGGCCCGCACACCGCGCCCGAACTCCCCGCCGCGCCTACATTGGGACTACGTCCCCGTACGAGGCCGGGAGCAAGCGATGCCTGCCACCACCGCGTCACCCCGTCACGAGACCGAGGCCGGCCCCTCCCGGGCCGCCGAGCCCGCCGCCGGGGCCGCCGAGACCGCCGAGGACCGCGCACGGGCCGCCGCCCGTGACGCCGCCGTCCGGCCGGCCGGTGCCCCGGACTTCGCCGCCCTGCTGCACCAGGACCCCGAGATCGCCGGTGTACTGCTCGGTGAGAGCGCCCGGCAGAGCGACGGACTGCAGCTGATCGCCGCGGAGAACTTCACCTCACCGGCCGTCCTCGCCGCCCTCGGCTCCCCGCTGGGCAACAAGTACGCCGAGGGCTACCCGGGGGCCAGGCACCACGGCGGCTGCGAGATCGTCGACCTCGCCGAGCGGATCGCGGTGGAACGCGCCAAGGCCCTTTTCGGCGCCGAACACGCCAACGTCCAGGCACACTCCGGGTCTTCGGCCGTACTGGCCGCCTACGCCGCCCTGCTGCGCCCCGGCGACACCGTCCTGGCCATGTCCCTCCCGCACGGCGGGCACCTCACCCACGGCTCGCCCGCCAACTTCTCCGGCCGCTGGTTCGACTTCGCCGGCTACGGCGTCGACGAGGAGACCGGACTGCTGGACTACGAGGCGATCCGGGAGTTGGCCCGCGCCCGCCGGCCCAAGGCCATCGTCTGCGGCTCGATCTCCTACCCCCGGCACATCGACTACGCCGCCTTCCGCGACATCGCCGACGAGACCGGCGCATACCTGATCGCGGATGTCGCGCACCCGCTCGGGCTGATCGCCGGGGGAGCGGCGCCCAGTCCCGTCCCGTACGCGCACGTGGTGTGCGGAACCACACACAAGGTGCTGCGCGGGCCGCGCGGCGGGCTGATCCTGTGCGGCGCGAAGCTGGCCGAGCGCATCGACCGCGCGGTGTTCCCCTTCACCCAGGGCGGCGCCCAGATGAACGCGGTCGCGGCCAAGGCCGTCGCCTTCGGCGAGGCCGCCACACCCGCCTTCGCCGCGTACGCCCACCAGGTCACCGCCAATGCCCGCGTGCTCGCCGGGGCACTGGCCGCCCAGGGCCTGACGGTCACCACCGGTGGCACCGACACCCATCTGATCACCGTCGACACCGCTCCCCGCGGCCTGGACGCCCGCACCGCCCGGGGGCGGCTGGCCGCCGCCGGGATCGTGCTGGACACCTGCGCACTGCCGTGTGCCGAGGCCCCCGACGACCTGGCGGCCCGCCCGACCGGCCTGCGGCTGGGGACCGCCGCGGTGACCACACAGGGGATGGGCGAGGCGGAGATGACGGCGGTCGCCGAGCTGATCGTGGCGGCGCTGGAGGAGGACGGCAGTGCCCGCTCCAGGACCGTCGCTTTGGTCCATGGCTTTCCGCCTTATCCCGATCGCGGGTGATGGTGGAACCATCCGCTGACGCCAGGCGTCTATTCCTGTATTCACGGCCAGGGGGCTGACACGCATAGGGTGTGGGGCTGTGATGGCCAGCTATACCAATGGGGCAGCCCGTGCGTGAATACCTGCTGACGCTGTGCGTCACGGCCGCGGTGACCTACCTGCTGACCGGGCCGGTACGGAAGTTCGCGATCGCGGCCGGTGCGATGCCGGAGATCCGCGCCCGCGACGTGCACCGCGAGCCGACACCGCGGCTCGGCGGTATCGCCATGTTCGGCGGACTGTGCGCCGGTCTGCTGGTGGCCTCGCACCTGACCAACCTCAAGAGCGTCTTCGAGAACTCCGACGAGCCCCGGGCGCTGCTCTCCGGCGCCGCCCTGATCTGGCTCCTCGGCGTCCTGGACGACAAGTGGGGCGTGGACGCCCTGGTCAAGCTCGGCGGCCAGATGATCGCCGCGGGCGTGATGGTCCTGCAGGGCCTGACGATCCTCTGGATCCCGATCCCCGGCGTCGGCACGGTCTCGCTGACCCCCATGCAGGGCACCCTGCTGACCGTCGCCCTCGTCGTGATCACCATCAACGCGGTGAACTTCGTCGACGGCCTGGACGGCCTCGCCTCCGGCATGGTGTGCATCGCCGCCGCGGCGTTCTTCATGTACGCGTACCGGATGTGGTTCGGCTACGGCATCGAGGCGGCCGCGCCGGCCACGCTGTTCTCGGTCGTCCTGATGGGCATGTGCCTGGGCTTCCTGCCGCACAACATGCATCCGGCGCGGATCTTCATGGGTGACTCGGGCTCGATGCTGATCGGCCTGGTGATGGCCGCGGGCGCGGTCTCGGTGACCGGCCAGGTCGACCCGGACCTGCTCAATGTGAAGGCGGGCGGTCTGCGTGAGGCGACCCACGCGATGGTGCCGGTCTACATCCCGCTGCTGCTGCCCCTGACGGTCATCGCGGTGCCGGTGGCCGACCTGGTCCTGGCGATCGTGCGGCGTACGTGGAAGGGCCAGTCGCCGTTCGCGGCCGACCGCGGGCACCTGCACCACCGGCTCCTGGAGATCGGGCACTCGCACAGCCGGGCCGTGCTGATCATGTACTTCTGGTCGGCCCTGATCGCGTTCGGCGCGGTCGCGTACTCGGTGAACAACGCCAGCATGTGGATCGTGCTGGGCATCGTGCTGCTGAGCGCGGTCGGACTGGTGCTGCTCCTGCTGCCGCGCTTCACCCCGCGCACGCCGCGCTGGGCGGAGTGGATGGTCCCCCCGCGCTACCGCCGGGTCTCCCGTGCAACCGCTCCGGAGGCGCCGGCCGCGGCGTGGGACGAGGAGAGCGTCACCGGGCCGCAGGAGGAGCGGGAGCCGGTCCCCGCGGGCATCAACGGGGCCACCGCGATCGGCGACCGCTCACGCTTCGTGGGACACCGCAGGGCGGACAGTCACCACTGATCCGCACCGTCGGTCGCCCGAACGTGCTACAGGAATCGGGTCGGTTGACCCCATACCAGACATAAAGCTGGCTGTCCGTGCACCAACGCGCACGTTCACGCTCAGGTGTGACAGGGTCCACACGAACCAGGTAAAGACCTCATCAAATAGTTTGTGATACCGTTCACGAAACCCGGCGATAGAGCCGAAGGGTCGTAGTGCGACTGCCCTTGGGCCGCAGGTTCCGCCTCAGGCCGGGTCTACGCTCGTCCATGACGACACACCCCACATCTTTTGCCGGAGCGCCGCCATGCAGTCGAATGACGCCCGACTACTCCTTCACGCCGTTGTGCCCACCCTCGCCGCCGGCGCTGTCGCCGTTGCCGTGAGTGCTGTGGTCGCCGGTGTGGCGGGAGCGCTCGGCGCCGTCATCGGGACCGCGCTGGTGGTGCTCGTCATGGGGGCCGGTCTCGTGGTCCTCCAGAAGACCGCGAAGAACCACCCGCAGCTGTTCCAGATGATGGGTCTGTTGCTGTACACGGTGCAGATCCTGTTCGTGGCGGTCTTCCTGATCGCGTTCAAGGGCACCACGCTCTTCGACACCAAGGCATTTGCGTTCACCCTGCTCGGCGCCACCCTCGTGTGGATCGCGGCACAGACCCGCGGTCATATGAAGGCGAAGATTCTGTATGTGGAACCCGACTCCGCCGAAACGAAGAAGGCGGAGACGGCGGGGTCGCCGACGTGACACGTAGGGCCGAGATAAATGCCCTCTTGCGGGCCTGCTATCGTCCGGTTTCAACTGCGGCACAGTTGGCGCAGGCGGCTGAGCTCCCGGGTTCCACTCGATGGAATGGGCGGTTCTCGCGGCCGATGCCTGTGATGTGGCAGGGCCCAGCGCCCGCCCGCCGCCCCCAAATCCGTAAGACCAGTCCAGTGCCGCTCCGTGGCTCAACGCCGCGCCGACACAACGAGGTTGCCGTACCCATGCGCCACGCTGAAGGAGCTCGCGGTGAGTGCTGAAACGATGCTCGCCTTCGAGACCGACTGCCACATTTTTTCCGGCTGTGGCTTCGAGGCCCCGGGCCTTCATTCGTTCGTCTTCAAGCCCCTGTTCACCGTCGGTGGCTACGAGTTCAACAAGCCGATGCTGCTGGCGTTCCTCAGCACGATCGTCGTGGTGTGGTTCTTCTGGGCCGCATTCGGCCGGGCCAAGGTGGTGCCCGGAAAGCTCCAGATGGTTGGCGAGGCGGGCTACGACTTCGTGCGCCGCGGGCTCGTCTATGACGCGCTCGGCAAGAAGGAGGGCGACAAGTACGTCCCCTTCATGGTCTCGCTGTTCTTCTTCGTGTGGATCATGAACATTTGGTCCATCGTCCCGGTGATGGCGTTTCCGGTGACATCGGTCATCGCCTTCCCGATGGGCCTTGCCCTGGTGGTCTATGTCCTTTGGCTGAGCCTGACGTTCAAGAAGCAGGGCTTCGTCGGCGGCCTGAAGAACATCACGGGTTACGACAAGTCGCTCGGCTGGGTGCTGCCGCTGATCATGGTGCTCGAACTGCTCCAGCACCTGATCATCCGCCCGTTCACGCACGCGGTCCGGCTCTTCGCGAACATGTTCGCCGGTCACCTGCTGATCCTGCTGTTCACCCTTGCCAGCTGGTACCTGCTGAACGGCATCGGCATCGTCTACGCGGGCGCGTCCTTCGTGATGACGATCGTGATGACCGCCTTCGAGCTCTTCATTCAGGCCGTCCAGGCGTATGTCTTCGTCCTCCTGGCCTGCAACTACGTCCAGGGCGCGCTCGCCGAGCACCACTGAGCACCCTCGCCTCCCAGCCCAACAGCTGTCCGGTGGCCAACCCCCACCGGTCCGTGAAATGAGAAGGAAGTAACGGCATGTCCGCTGCTCTCGAAATGGTCAACCTCGCCGCCGGCTCTGCCAAGACCAACGTCGTCGGCAACGTCGCCTCGATCGGTTACGGCCTCGCCGCGATTGGCCCCGGCGTCGGCGTCGGCATCATCTTCGGTAACGGCACCCAGGCCCTGGCCCGTCAGCCCGAGGCTGCCGGCCTGATCCGTACCAACCAGATCATGGGTTTCGCCTTCTGTGAGGCGCTCGCCCTGATCGGCATCGTCATGGGCTTCGTTTACCAGTAAACGAACCCCTCGACTATCCCATTCAGACGGAAGGCACTGATGTGAACGCCCTGGCGAACATGGCGGCGGAGGTTCCCGAGAACCCCCTGGTCCCGCCGATTCCAGAGCTGGTCATCGGCCTGATCGCCTTCTTCATCGTCTTCGGCATCCTGGCCAAGAAGCTCCTCCCGAACATCAACAAGGTTCTGGAAGAGCGCCGGACGCTCATCGAAGGCCGCATGGAGGAAGCCGAGGCGGCTCAGGCCGAAGCTCAGCAGGTACTCACGGACTACCGGGCACAGCTGGCCGACGCCCGCCACGAGGCCGCGCGACTGCGCCAGGAGGCGCAGGAGCAGGGTGCGACTCTCATTGCTGAGATGCGCGCCGAGGGCCAGCGGCAGCGCGAGGAGATCATCGCTGCCGGTCACGCCCAGATCGAGGCGGACCGGAAGCAGGCTGCGCAGGCGCTGCGCCAGGACGTGGGCAAGCTCGCCGTCGACCTGGCCGGCAAGCTCGTCGGGGAGTCCCTCGAGGACCACGCCCGGCAGAGCCGGACCATCGACCGCTTCCTCGACGACGTCGAGGCCAAGGCGGCGTCCGACGCGACGAAGGCTGAGGCCGGACGATGAACGGAGCGAGCCGCGAGGCACTCGCCTCCGCACGCGAGCAGTTCAACGCGCTGACGGATGACACCTCCGTCGACGCCGCGAAGCTCGCCGAGGAGCTGGCTGCCGTCACCGCTCTGCTCGACCGCGAGGTGTCGCTGCGTCGGGTCCTGACCGACCCGGCGCAGGCCGCCGAAGCGCGCGCCGAACTGGCCGGACGACTGCTGGGCAACCAGGTGGGCGGCCCGGCCGTCGACCTGGTGTCCGGCATGGTCCGCGCCCGCTGGTCGGGTTCGCGTGACCTGACCGACTCGCTCGAGGAGCTGGCCTACAGCGCCGACCTCGTCGCCGCGCAGCGGGCCGGCCAGCTCGACGACGTCGAGGACGAGCTCTTCCGGTTCGGCCGCATCGTCAGCTCCAACGGCGAGCTGCGCGGTGCGCTGACCGACCGGAACGCGACGGTCGCGGCCAAGACGGAGCTGCTGCGTGCGCTGCTGGGCGGCCGGGCCAACCCGGTCACCGAGCGCATCGTGATCCGTCTTGTCGTACAGCCGCGGGGCCGTAGCCTGGAAGCGGGGCTCGACGCCCTCTCCAAGCTGGCGGCGAGCCGCCGGGACCGGATGGTCGCGGTGGTCACCTCCGCGGTGCCCCTCAGTGAAGGGCAGCGGCAGCGCCTGGGCGCTTCCCTGGCGCAGCTGTACGGACGGCAGGTCCACCTGAACCTCGACGTGGACCCCGAGGTCCTCGGCGGAGTCCAGGTCCGGATCGGCGACGAGGTCATCAACGGAACCATCGCGGCGCGCCTCGAAGAGGCGGACCGGCGGATGGCCGGCTGACCCAGCCACACCAACTCAAGAGCTGCACAACCGGCGGTCGGACGCCGGACCAGCCGGCCGGACCACACGGTCCGGCTTGCGGTCCGGGCGAAGCCCCGGGGACCAGCACAAGCATGACGGCGGCCCGAGTTGGGCCGTAAGCGGAAACCCCCTGGGGGACAGACCCCCGGACACCCGCAAGTAACTTCGGGCCCAACAAGGAGAGCAGGGAACCCAGATGGCGGAGCTCACGATCCGGCCGGAGGAGATCCGGGACGCGCTGGAGAACTTCGTCCAGGCGTACAAGCCGGACGCGGCCTCGCGCGAGGAGGTCGGCACGGTAAGCGAGGCCGGAGACGGCATCGCGAAGGTCGAGGGCCTTCCCTCGGCAATGGCGAACGAGCTGCTGAAGTTCGAGGACGGCACGCTCGGTCTTGCGCTGAACCTGGAAGAGCGCGAGATCGGTGCGGTGGTCCTCGGTGAGTTCAGCGGCATCGAGGAGGGCCAGCCGGTGCAGCGCACCGGTGAGGTGCTCTCGGTCGCCGTGGGCGAGGGCTACCTCGGCCGCGTCGTCGACCCGCTGGGCAACCCGATCGACGGCCTCGGCGAGATCGAGTCCGAGGACCGCCGCGCCCTGGAGCTGCAGGCCCCGGGCGTCATGGTCCGTAAGTCGGTCCACGAGCCGATGGAGACCGGCTACAAGGCCGTCGACTCGATGGTGCCGATCGGCCGTGGCCAGCGTCAGCTGATCATTGGTGACCGCCAGACCGGCAAGACCGCCCTGGCCGTCGACACGATCATCAACCAGCGCGACAACTGGCGCTCGGGCGACCCGAAGAAGCAGGTCCGCTGCATCTACGTCGCCATCGGCCAGAAGGGCTCCACCATCGCGTCCGTGCGCGGTGCGCTGGAGGAGGCCGGCGCCCTGGAGTACACCACCATCGTCGCCGCCCCGGCGTCCGACCCGGCGGGCTTCAAGTACCTGGCGCCCTACACCGGCTCGGCCATCGGCCAGCACTGGATGTACCAGGGCAAGCACGTCCTGATCATCTTCGACGACCTCTCGAAGCAGGCCGACGCCTACCGCGCCGTGTCCCTGCTGCTGCGCCGTCCGCCGGGCCGTGAGGCCTACCCGGGCGACGTCTTCTACCTGCACTCGCGTCTGCTGGAGCGCTGCGCCAAGCTCTCCGACGAGATGGGCGCCGGCTCGATGACCGGTCTGCCGATCGTCGAGACCAAGGCGAACGACGTGTCGGCGTTCATCCCGACCAACGTCATCTCCATCACCGACGGCCAGTGCTTCCTGGAGTCGGACCTCTTCAACGCGGGCCAGCGCCCGGCGCTGAACGTGGGTATCTCCGTCTCCCGTGTCGGTGGCTCGGCCCAGCACAAGGCCATGAAGCAGGTCTCCGGCCGGCTCCGCGTGGACCTCGCCCAGTACCGCGAGCTGGAGGCCTTCGCCGCCTTCGGTTCCGACCTGGACGCGGCCTCCAAGCAGCAGCTGGAGCGCGGCAAGCGGATGACCGAACTGCTCAAGCAGGGTCAGTACGCTCCGTACGCCACCGAGGACCAGGTCGTCTCCGTCTGGGCCGGCACCAACGGCAAGATGGACGACGTTCCGGTCGAGGACATCCGCCGCTTCGAGCGGGAGCTCCTCGACCACCTGCACCGGGAGAAGAAGGACCTCCTGACCA
This portion of the Streptomyces sp. 2114.4 genome encodes:
- the atpA gene encoding F0F1 ATP synthase subunit alpha gives rise to the protein MAELTIRPEEIRDALENFVQAYKPDAASREEVGTVSEAGDGIAKVEGLPSAMANELLKFEDGTLGLALNLEEREIGAVVLGEFSGIEEGQPVQRTGEVLSVAVGEGYLGRVVDPLGNPIDGLGEIESEDRRALELQAPGVMVRKSVHEPMETGYKAVDSMVPIGRGQRQLIIGDRQTGKTALAVDTIINQRDNWRSGDPKKQVRCIYVAIGQKGSTIASVRGALEEAGALEYTTIVAAPASDPAGFKYLAPYTGSAIGQHWMYQGKHVLIIFDDLSKQADAYRAVSLLLRRPPGREAYPGDVFYLHSRLLERCAKLSDEMGAGSMTGLPIVETKANDVSAFIPTNVISITDGQCFLESDLFNAGQRPALNVGISVSRVGGSAQHKAMKQVSGRLRVDLAQYRELEAFAAFGSDLDAASKQQLERGKRMTELLKQGQYAPYATEDQVVSVWAGTNGKMDDVPVEDIRRFERELLDHLHREKKDLLTSIREGGKMSDDTIGAIAEAVDGFKRQFETSDGKLLGEDAPAGTSK
- a CDS encoding L-threonylcarbamoyladenylate synthase, whose product is MARRYDCSDATDRTTGLREAASAVRRGELVVLPTDTVYGIGADAFSAEAVGDLLEAKGRGRGMPSPVLVGSPNTLHGLVTDFSEQAWELVDAFWPGALTLVAKHQPSLTWDLGETRGTVAVRMPLHPVAIELLTEFGPMAVSSANLTGHPSPQDCDAAQEMLGDSVSVYLDGGPTPAAVPSSIVDVTGKIPVLLREGALSAEELRKVVPELEVAN
- a CDS encoding MraY family glycosyltransferase, with protein sequence MGQPVREYLLTLCVTAAVTYLLTGPVRKFAIAAGAMPEIRARDVHREPTPRLGGIAMFGGLCAGLLVASHLTNLKSVFENSDEPRALLSGAALIWLLGVLDDKWGVDALVKLGGQMIAAGVMVLQGLTILWIPIPGVGTVSLTPMQGTLLTVALVVITINAVNFVDGLDGLASGMVCIAAAAFFMYAYRMWFGYGIEAAAPATLFSVVLMGMCLGFLPHNMHPARIFMGDSGSMLIGLVMAAGAVSVTGQVDPDLLNVKAGGLREATHAMVPVYIPLLLPLTVIAVPVADLVLAIVRRTWKGQSPFAADRGHLHHRLLEIGHSHSRAVLIMYFWSALIAFGAVAYSVNNASMWIVLGIVLLSAVGLVLLLLPRFTPRTPRWAEWMVPPRYRRVSRATAPEAPAAAWDEESVTGPQEEREPVPAGINGATAIGDRSRFVGHRRADSHH
- the prmC gene encoding peptide chain release factor N(5)-glutamine methyltransferase, giving the protein MNLLLAEVAQATQRLADAGVPSPRFDAEELAAFVHGVKRGELHHVKDADFDARYWEAVARREAREPLQHITGRAFFRYLELAVGPGVFVPRPETESVVGWAIDAVRAMDVVEPLIVDLCTGSGAIALALAQEVPRSRVHAVELSEQALDYARKNVEGSRVVLHHGDALTALPELDGQVDLVVSNPPYIPLTEWEYVAPEARDHDPELALFSGQDGLDTIRGIERTAHRLLRPGGVVVIEHADTQGGQVPWIFTEERGWADAADHPDLNNRPRFATARRATP
- a CDS encoding protein-tyrosine-phosphatase; its protein translation is MAPLGRGIAGPGTGTHPPVPPSPPFRILHVSTGNVCRSPITERLHRRALELRLGDARSGGLLVESAGTWGHEGAPMETHAATVLTDYGADPAGFLGRELLDEHVIRADLVLTATRDHRAQVISMGHSAGLRTFTLKEFNRLVRAIDPATLPEPDPELPDGGLVERARALVGAAAALRGWLLAPNPESDEVYDPYGAPITFFRSIGDEINQALDPVVTALTGVPARA
- a CDS encoding F0F1 ATP synthase subunit B; this translates as MNALANMAAEVPENPLVPPIPELVIGLIAFFIVFGILAKKLLPNINKVLEERRTLIEGRMEEAEAAQAEAQQVLTDYRAQLADARHEAARLRQEAQEQGATLIAEMRAEGQRQREEIIAAGHAQIEADRKQAAQALRQDVGKLAVDLAGKLVGESLEDHARQSRTIDRFLDDVEAKAASDATKAEAGR
- the prfA gene encoding peptide chain release factor 1; amino-acid sequence: MFEAVEELIGEHADLEKRLADPAVHADQREAMRLNKRYAELTPIIATYRDWKQTGDDTETARELAADDPDFADEVKELDARREELTEKLRLLLVPRDPSDDKDVILEVKAGEGGEESALFAGDLLRMYLRYAERAGWKTEILEANESDLGGYKDVQVAVKTKGGGGATEPGQGVWARLKYEGGVHRVQRVPATESQGRIHTSAAGVLVTPEAEEVEVEIGPNDLRIDVYRSSGPGGQSVNTTDSAVRITHLPTGIVVSCQNEKSQLQNKEQALRILRSRLLAAAQEEAEREASDARRSQVRTVDRSERIRTYNFPENRISDHRVGFKAYNLDQVLDGELDPVIQACVDADSAAKLAAAQ
- a CDS encoding F0F1 ATP synthase subunit delta, producing the protein MNGASREALASAREQFNALTDDTSVDAAKLAEELAAVTALLDREVSLRRVLTDPAQAAEARAELAGRLLGNQVGGPAVDLVSGMVRARWSGSRDLTDSLEELAYSADLVAAQRAGQLDDVEDELFRFGRIVSSNGELRGALTDRNATVAAKTELLRALLGGRANPVTERIVIRLVVQPRGRSLEAGLDALSKLAASRRDRMVAVVTSAVPLSEGQRQRLGASLAQLYGRQVHLNLDVDPEVLGGVQVRIGDEVINGTIAARLEEADRRMAG
- the glyA gene encoding serine hydroxymethyltransferase, with translation MPATTASPRHETEAGPSRAAEPAAGAAETAEDRARAAARDAAVRPAGAPDFAALLHQDPEIAGVLLGESARQSDGLQLIAAENFTSPAVLAALGSPLGNKYAEGYPGARHHGGCEIVDLAERIAVERAKALFGAEHANVQAHSGSSAVLAAYAALLRPGDTVLAMSLPHGGHLTHGSPANFSGRWFDFAGYGVDEETGLLDYEAIRELARARRPKAIVCGSISYPRHIDYAAFRDIADETGAYLIADVAHPLGLIAGGAAPSPVPYAHVVCGTTHKVLRGPRGGLILCGAKLAERIDRAVFPFTQGGAQMNAVAAKAVAFGEAATPAFAAYAHQVTANARVLAGALAAQGLTVTTGGTDTHLITVDTAPRGLDARTARGRLAAAGIVLDTCALPCAEAPDDLAARPTGLRLGTAAVTTQGMGEAEMTAVAELIVAALEEDGSARSRTVALVHGFPPYPDRG
- the atpE gene encoding ATP synthase F0 subunit C, whose protein sequence is MSAALEMVNLAAGSAKTNVVGNVASIGYGLAAIGPGVGVGIIFGNGTQALARQPEAAGLIRTNQIMGFAFCEALALIGIVMGFVYQ
- the atpB gene encoding F0F1 ATP synthase subunit A gives rise to the protein MLAFETDCHIFSGCGFEAPGLHSFVFKPLFTVGGYEFNKPMLLAFLSTIVVVWFFWAAFGRAKVVPGKLQMVGEAGYDFVRRGLVYDALGKKEGDKYVPFMVSLFFFVWIMNIWSIVPVMAFPVTSVIAFPMGLALVVYVLWLSLTFKKQGFVGGLKNITGYDKSLGWVLPLIMVLELLQHLIIRPFTHAVRLFANMFAGHLLILLFTLASWYLLNGIGIVYAGASFVMTIVMTAFELFIQAVQAYVFVLLACNYVQGALAEHH